A region from the Oncorhynchus masou masou isolate Uvic2021 unplaced genomic scaffold, UVic_Omas_1.1 unplaced_scaffold_1195, whole genome shotgun sequence genome encodes:
- the LOC135529646 gene encoding gastrula zinc finger protein XlCGF57.1-like yields MSSLSSSLPAKEEEVGWTEKEDLNIVVKEDEEVKDEKEPFGVKEEEGIEAVTVEKEEEVEAFRIKKEEDEAITLKEEEDVTVKDEKEPLGVKHEDGIEAVTVEEEEKESFRMKKEDEEAVIVKEEPFREEEDAVTLKENDEYFIVKEEKGPFGVKDEEETGDLINTTGERPASHPDRGKSPDPETTKPARPYHCSQCGKRFIQSSHLKEHERIHTGEQPFQCSQCGKSFTNVGNLKTHEMTHTGEKPFHCSQCGKRFTQLGNLKTHEMTHTGEKPYHCSHCGKSFRHSGHLKVHERTHTGEKPYQCSQCGKGFGHSWHLKVHERTHTGEKPYQCSQCGKGFGHSGHLKLHERTHTGEKPYQCSHCGKRFIQSLHLKEHKRKHTGEKPFQCSQCGKSFIQSSHLKEHKRIHTGEKPFQCSECGKTFSQIGQLKYHERKHTGEKPHHCSQCGKGFRYSGHLKVHERTHTGEKPYQCSQCGKDFRHSGHLKDHEKIHTGEQPFQCSLCGKSFTHLGNLKMHEMTHTGEKPFHCSQCVKSFTQLGNLKTHEMTHTGEKPFHCSKCDKGFRTSGNLKTHEMSHTGEKPFRCSQCGKSFTQLASLKRHEGTHTG; encoded by the exons ATGAGCTCACTAAGCTCCTCCCTCCCTGCTAAAGAAGAAGAAGTCGGGTGGACGGAGAAAGAAGATCTGAACATTGTCGTGAAAGAAGACGAGGAAGTGAAAGACGAGAAAGAGCCttttggagtgaaagaggaagaggggataGAGGCTGTCACCGTGGaaaaagaggaggaggtagaagctTTCAGAATCAAAAAGGAGGAAGACGAGGCTATCACattgaaagaagaggaggatgttaccGTGAAAGACGAGAAAGAGCCTTTAGGAGTGAAACACGAAGATGGGATAGAGgctgtcacagtggaagaggaggagaaagaatcattcagaatgaaaaaggaggatgaggaggctgttatagtgaaagaagaaccttttagagaggaagaggatgctgTCACATTGAAAGAAAACGATGAGTATTTCATAGTGAAAGAAGAGAAAGGACCTTTTGGAGTGAAAGACGAAGAGGAGACTGGAGATCTGATTAACACGA CAGGAGAGAGACCAGCCTCTCACCCTGACCGTGGGAAGAGTCCAGACCCAGAGACGACCAAACCAGCAAGACCATAccactgttcccagtgtggaaagagatttATTCAGTCATCGCATTTGAAagaacatgagagaatacacacaggagaacaGCCATTCCAATGTtcccaatgtggaaagagttttacaaaTGTAGGGaacctgaaaacacatgagatgacacacacgggagagaagcctttccactgctcccagtgtggaaaaagGTTTACCCAGTTAGGGAATTTGAAAACACATGAGATGACACACACAGGCGAGAAGCCTTATCACTGCTCccattgtggaaagagttttagacACTCAGGACATCTAAAAGTACATGaaagaacacacactggagagaagccataccaatgctcccagtgtggaaagggttttgGACACTCATGGCATCTTAAAGTACATGAAAGAACACACACGGGAGAGAAGCCATAtcaatgctcccagtgtggaaagggttttgGACACTCAGGGCATCTAAAACTGCATGAAAGAACACACACGGGAGAGAAGCCATATCAATGCTCTCACTGTGGAAAGAGATTTATCCAGTCATTGCACCTGAAAGAGCAtaagagaaaacacacaggagagaagcctttccaatgttctcagtgtggaaagagttttatccAGTCATCACATCTGAAAGAGCATAAgaggatacacacaggagagaagccattcCAATGCTCTGAGTGTGGAAAGACTTTTAGCCAGATAGGGCAGCTGAAATATCATGAAAGAAaacatacaggggagaagcctcatcactgttcccagtgtggaaagggttTCAGATACTCAGGGCATCTAAAAGTCCATGaaagaacacacactggagagaagccctatcaatgctcccagtgtggaaaggatTTTAGACACTCCGGACATCTTAAAGATCATGagaaaatacacacaggagaacaACCATTCCAATGCTCtctgtgtggaaagagttttacccattTAGGGAACCTGAAAATGCATGagatgacacacacaggagagaagccttttcactgctcccagtgtgtaAAAAGTTTTACCCAGTTAGGGAACTTGAAAACGCATGagatgacacacacaggagagaagcctttccactgctccaagTGTGACAAGGGTTTTAGAACCTCGGGGAACCTGAAAACGCATGAAATGTCACACACGGGAGAGAAGCCTTTCCGATGctcccaatgtggaaagagttttacccagtTAGCGAGCCTGAAAAGGCATGAAGGAACACACACGGGATAG